Proteins encoded within one genomic window of Streptomyces sp. NBC_01314:
- a CDS encoding helix-turn-helix domain-containing protein, which yields MLRLDEPKPVRAALPASGNGPSTAGRGGVQIVREHDEPLDGTTRTHQFGEVRVSLVKGGPGELVRPARQIDPRAAGFLRVCRPLTGSLWVVQDGRHAAVRAPQLLCYDSTRPYKVVMPENYRLVDVMVTHRLVGLTAPEAERVTARAWSGAEGLAALLSSLLEGLGRHGSQVQTAVDLLGGSVVGLTAALFAERMREVADDPQIARQTLMLHIQAYVRRQLAEPGLSPVSIAREHNVSLRYLQKVFQEYGLSPARWIRDERLARCRAELADPALDHLPVALIGERAGLYGASHFSRLFRDRYGTTPRDYRRERGTR from the coding sequence GTGTTACGCCTCGACGAACCCAAGCCGGTGCGCGCCGCCCTCCCGGCGTCCGGCAACGGCCCCTCGACCGCCGGACGCGGGGGCGTGCAGATCGTCAGGGAACACGACGAACCGCTCGACGGCACGACGCGCACCCACCAGTTCGGCGAGGTGCGGGTGTCCCTGGTGAAAGGCGGCCCCGGGGAACTGGTGCGCCCGGCCCGGCAGATCGACCCGCGGGCCGCGGGCTTCCTGCGGGTGTGCCGGCCGCTGACCGGCTCCCTCTGGGTGGTCCAGGACGGCCGGCACGCGGCCGTGCGCGCCCCCCAGCTCCTCTGCTACGACAGCACCCGCCCGTACAAGGTCGTCATGCCCGAGAACTACCGGCTGGTGGACGTGATGGTCACCCACCGGCTGGTGGGACTGACCGCGCCGGAGGCCGAACGGGTCACGGCCCGTGCCTGGTCGGGCGCCGAGGGGCTGGCCGCCCTGCTGTCCTCACTGCTGGAAGGGCTCGGCCGGCACGGCAGTCAGGTGCAGACCGCCGTCGACCTGCTCGGCGGCAGCGTCGTCGGGCTGACCGCGGCGCTCTTCGCCGAACGCATGCGCGAGGTCGCCGACGACCCGCAGATCGCCCGGCAGACACTGATGCTGCACATCCAGGCCTACGTCCGCCGGCAGCTGGCGGAGCCCGGCCTCAGCCCGGTGAGCATCGCCCGCGAGCACAACGTCTCCCTGCGCTACCTGCAGAAGGTCTTCCAGGAGTACGGCCTCAGCCCCGCCCGCTGGATACGCGACGAGCGGCTGGCCCGCTGCCGGGCCGAACTCGCCGACCCCGCCCTGGACCACCTGCCCGTCGCGCTGATCGGGGAACGGGCCGGACTGTACGGGGCGTCCCACTTCAGCCGGCTCTTCCGCGACCGCTACGGCACCACGCCCCGGGACTACCGCAGGGAGCGTGGCACCCGATGA